One stretch of Roseimicrobium sp. ORNL1 DNA includes these proteins:
- a CDS encoding ABC transporter ATP-binding protein, with the protein MSTANDILVDIKNVSKNFKRGSEEIHVLSGLNVEVKHGEFLALMGPSGSGKSTLLNLMGGLDRATTGSVTIGSERIDQYSDGQLAAWRARNVGFIFQFYNLLPVLTAERNVELPLLLTHLSKSDRRKHVEIALKAVGLSHRTKHYPRTMSGGEQQRVGIARAIVTDPTILLCDEPTGDLDRKSGDEILTLLQTLNKDHGKTIVMVTHDPHASARATRTLHLDKGQLSNEPAA; encoded by the coding sequence ATGAGCACTGCGAACGACATCCTCGTGGACATCAAGAACGTGTCCAAAAACTTCAAGCGCGGCTCGGAGGAGATCCACGTCCTCTCCGGTCTGAACGTCGAGGTGAAGCATGGCGAGTTCCTCGCCCTCATGGGTCCCTCCGGCTCGGGCAAGTCCACGCTGCTGAATCTTATGGGAGGGCTGGACCGTGCGACAACGGGTTCTGTGACCATTGGCAGTGAGCGCATCGACCAATACTCGGACGGACAGCTCGCCGCCTGGCGCGCGCGCAACGTGGGCTTCATCTTCCAATTCTACAATCTGCTGCCGGTGCTGACCGCCGAGCGGAATGTGGAACTCCCCCTGCTGCTCACCCATCTCTCCAAATCCGACCGCAGGAAACATGTGGAGATTGCGCTGAAAGCCGTGGGTCTCTCTCACCGGACGAAGCACTATCCACGCACCATGTCGGGTGGTGAGCAACAGCGTGTGGGCATTGCCCGTGCCATCGTGACGGACCCCACCATCCTGCTCTGTGATGAACCGACCGGTGACCTCGACCGCAAATCCGGCGACGAAATCCTGACCCTGCTGCAGACGCTGAACAAGGATCATGGCAAGACCATCGTGATGGTCACGCACGACCCCCACGCCTCCGCTCGCGCCACCCGCACCCTGCACCTCGATAAGGGACAGCTTTCAAACGAGCCCGCCGCATGA
- a CDS encoding efflux RND transporter periplasmic adaptor subunit: MSADKVSLDGLRIDRTAIPKKERPAWLLPTVVILLVVAGGITWWSVQPKPLAVDVAVAKEQSSGAAPTSTTQRAVLNGSGYVTARRIATVSAKVTGKVMEVLVEEGMKVEQDQIVARLDASNTEASLRLAEAQLDSARKTLEETKPNAIFAGQELKRFKELAQSKAASQSDLNKADAEVNALAAKLVRQTADVVVAEREVAQWKQQVDDTIVRAPFTGIVTSKNAQPGEMISPMSAGGSFTRTGICTIVDMNSLEIEVDVSESYINRVQAGQPVEAKLDAYSDWKIPAKVIAIIPTADRQKATVKVRIGFDKLDSRILPEMGVKVAFQSAPQELAASTESKHASQRLVIVPKEAVHQDGGKDVAWVVKDGRVERRAITVNGTDAENTTVTAGLSAGERLVLNAPTGLKDGAKVTEKKS; the protein is encoded by the coding sequence GATCGCACAGCGATACCCAAGAAGGAGCGCCCTGCCTGGCTGTTGCCCACCGTCGTGATTTTGCTCGTTGTTGCGGGCGGAATCACATGGTGGTCCGTGCAGCCGAAACCTCTAGCCGTGGATGTCGCGGTAGCGAAGGAGCAGTCCTCTGGAGCCGCTCCGACCAGCACCACCCAACGTGCCGTACTGAATGGCTCCGGCTATGTCACGGCGCGACGCATCGCCACGGTCTCTGCCAAGGTGACGGGCAAGGTGATGGAAGTCCTCGTGGAAGAAGGCATGAAGGTGGAACAGGATCAGATCGTCGCACGCCTGGATGCCTCCAATACCGAAGCGAGCCTGCGCCTTGCCGAGGCACAGCTTGACTCCGCCAGGAAGACCTTGGAGGAAACGAAACCCAACGCCATCTTCGCAGGACAAGAACTCAAGCGCTTCAAGGAACTGGCCCAGTCCAAGGCAGCAAGCCAGTCCGACCTGAACAAGGCCGATGCGGAAGTAAACGCTCTCGCCGCCAAACTCGTGCGTCAGACCGCCGATGTGGTGGTAGCCGAGCGAGAAGTCGCCCAATGGAAACAACAGGTGGATGACACCATCGTCCGCGCGCCCTTCACCGGCATTGTGACTTCGAAGAACGCCCAGCCCGGTGAAATGATTTCCCCCATGTCTGCCGGCGGCAGCTTCACCCGCACGGGCATCTGCACCATCGTGGACATGAACTCACTCGAGATCGAAGTGGATGTGAGTGAGAGCTACATCAACCGCGTGCAAGCCGGCCAGCCGGTGGAAGCGAAGCTGGACGCGTACTCCGACTGGAAGATTCCCGCCAAGGTCATTGCCATCATTCCGACCGCCGATCGCCAGAAGGCCACGGTGAAAGTTCGCATTGGATTCGACAAACTCGATTCCCGCATCCTCCCTGAGATGGGTGTGAAAGTGGCCTTCCAAAGTGCACCGCAAGAACTAGCAGCTTCGACCGAGTCAAAGCATGCATCCCAACGCCTGGTCATCGTGCCCAAAGAAGCCGTGCACCAGGACGGCGGCAAGGATGTGGCCTGGGTCGTGAAGGACGGACGCGTGGAACGCCGCGCCATCACGGTCAATGGAACCGATGCAGAGAACACTACGGTCACCGCTGGACTCAGTGCTGGTGAGCGACTGGTGTTGAATGCACCCACCGGCCTGAAGGACGGAGCCAAAGTCACGGAAAAGAAATCATGA